A part of Bacillota bacterium genomic DNA contains:
- a CDS encoding 2Fe-2S iron-sulfur cluster binding domain-containing protein, which yields MLEILVDGRACSVPEGTSILEAARRAGVAVPTLCHHPWTDQGARCGVCVVEVEGRDDLVTACDHAVEPGMVIRTAADRVVARRREVVTFLLAQHPAECLVCERRRYCELKTLGDELGVRVRRLRMRRRKLAVDRTGRAIVRDPNKCVMCGRCVAACMRMHGMTPYESLAAEVGEARGVMERTGPRGILSEEWVRCRSLAFEDAAAATRCVECGQCVAACPTGALSERSDLVKVRRRLADRRTLMVAQTAPALRTTFGEAWGRPPGTVATALMVAALRKLGFDRVFDTAFGADLTAVEEAHELRQRLESGGKLPMFTSCCPAWVRFVETEYPGLVGHLSTCKSPHMMAGAVAKAVIHEAEGVSPEDVFVVSVMPCTAKKFEVARTEGHGPQGLGPLGASDDGRGHGGAAARGALRDVDAVLTTRELIRLVQSVEIDVDSLEESAFDGPLGSASGAGTIFGTTGGVMEAALRTLADELAARLERLEADGDGSVASGPPGPGVAEATVAIGHLELRVAVVQGLAAARQILDDVRAGGRPYDFVEVMACPGGCVGGGGQPIAMNWERAEDGPERLRGAALRAIDRAIEARCPRRNPGIVELYERFLGEPGGSRAKELLHDPVRLSAQLRTSHRSAGDSRAEGTPAAAEGSGGTGASVKPAEGGAR from the coding sequence GTGCTGGAGATCTTGGTGGATGGTCGGGCGTGCAGCGTGCCCGAAGGAACGAGCATCCTGGAGGCCGCGAGGCGCGCCGGAGTAGCGGTGCCGACGCTGTGCCACCACCCATGGACCGATCAGGGTGCGCGGTGTGGAGTGTGCGTGGTCGAGGTGGAGGGCAGGGACGATTTGGTGACCGCGTGCGACCATGCTGTGGAGCCGGGAATGGTCATTCGTACCGCGGCGGACAGGGTGGTGGCAAGACGCCGCGAGGTGGTGACGTTCCTCCTAGCGCAGCATCCTGCGGAGTGCCTAGTGTGTGAGCGCAGGAGATACTGCGAGCTCAAGACGCTCGGCGACGAGCTCGGCGTGCGCGTCCGCAGGCTTCGCATGAGGCGGCGGAAGCTTGCGGTGGACAGGACGGGCCGAGCGATAGTCCGCGATCCGAACAAGTGTGTCATGTGCGGAAGGTGCGTTGCGGCGTGCATGAGGATGCACGGCATGACCCCCTATGAGTCGTTGGCCGCAGAGGTCGGGGAGGCCCGTGGCGTCATGGAGAGGACCGGGCCGCGCGGGATCCTGAGCGAGGAGTGGGTGAGGTGTCGTTCGCTTGCATTCGAGGACGCGGCGGCGGCGACGCGGTGCGTGGAATGCGGGCAGTGCGTGGCAGCGTGCCCCACCGGAGCACTCTCGGAGAGGTCGGACCTGGTCAAGGTCAGGCGCCGGCTTGCGGACCGCAGGACCCTCATGGTAGCTCAGACAGCGCCCGCGCTCCGGACCACCTTCGGAGAAGCATGGGGCAGGCCGCCGGGGACGGTCGCGACGGCGCTCATGGTGGCCGCGCTACGGAAGTTGGGGTTCGACAGGGTATTTGATACGGCGTTCGGGGCGGACCTCACGGCGGTTGAGGAAGCGCACGAGTTAAGGCAACGCCTTGAGTCGGGCGGCAAGCTACCCATGTTCACCTCGTGTTGTCCCGCATGGGTGAGGTTCGTGGAGACCGAGTATCCCGGACTTGTCGGACACCTTTCAACGTGCAAGTCGCCTCACATGATGGCCGGGGCAGTTGCGAAAGCGGTGATCCATGAGGCCGAGGGCGTGTCCCCGGAGGATGTGTTCGTCGTGTCCGTGATGCCGTGCACGGCGAAGAAATTCGAGGTCGCAAGGACGGAAGGGCACGGCCCGCAAGGGCTTGGACCGCTCGGGGCGTCGGACGACGGCCGGGGCCATGGAGGCGCGGCGGCCCGGGGCGCACTGCGCGACGTCGACGCGGTGCTCACCACGCGCGAGCTCATCCGGCTGGTTCAGTCGGTTGAGATCGACGTGGACTCGCTGGAGGAGAGCGCGTTCGATGGGCCTCTTGGGAGCGCGAGCGGCGCCGGGACCATATTCGGCACTACGGGTGGGGTCATGGAGGCGGCGCTCCGGACGCTCGCAGACGAGCTCGCGGCGAGGCTCGAAAGGCTCGAAGCGGACGGAGACGGGAGCGTCGCGAGCGGACCTCCCGGTCCAGGGGTGGCTGAGGCGACGGTGGCCATCGGCCACCTCGAGTTGCGTGTCGCTGTGGTGCAGGGGCTTGCGGCAGCAAGGCAGATACTGGACGACGTACGGGCGGGAGGACGGCCGTACGACTTCGTGGAGGTGATGGCCTGCCCCGGCGGCTGCGTAGGTGGAGGCGGCCAGCCGATTGCAATGAACTGGGAGCGTGCGGAGGATGGGCCGGAGCGGCTGCGGGGCGCGGCGCTTCGAGCCATCGACCGGGCCATTGAGGCCCGATGCCCGCGTCGAAACCCAGGTATCGTCGAGCTTTACGAGCGTTTTCTGGGCGAGCCGGGCGGGAGCCGCGCGAAAGAGCTCCTGCACGACCCGGTGCGTCTTTCAGCGCAACTTCGCACTTCACATCGAAGCGCCGGCGACTCTCGCGCGGAGGGCACGCCGGCGGCTGCCGAGGGATCGGGCGGGACGGGCGCCTCGGTCAAACCCGCGGAAGGAGGTGCGCGGTGA
- a CDS encoding 4Fe-4S dicluster domain-containing protein — MASRYETLDLLTRGNDMDIRVFEPTKCTGCRNCELACSIAHFGAFNPKRARIRVLRRGCAEELHVCNHCNEHPCVAACRRGALTWDDGEVFVDEAACDLCGDCVTACPSGGIRVFDGDLLVCDLCHGDPMCVKFCTTGALVLKAR, encoded by the coding sequence ATGGCTTCAAGGTATGAAACGCTCGACCTGCTGACCCGCGGGAACGACATGGACATCCGGGTGTTCGAGCCCACGAAGTGCACCGGGTGTAGGAACTGTGAGCTTGCGTGCTCCATAGCGCACTTCGGTGCGTTTAACCCGAAGCGGGCTCGCATACGAGTGCTCCGGCGCGGATGTGCCGAGGAGCTTCACGTGTGCAACCACTGCAACGAGCATCCTTGCGTCGCGGCATGCAGGAGGGGGGCACTTACGTGGGACGACGGGGAGGTATTCGTGGACGAGGCCGCATGCGACCTGTGCGGCGACTGCGTCACCGCGTGCCCGTCCGGCGGGATTCGCGTGTTCGATGGCGACCTTCTTGTCTGCGACCTCTGCCACGGCGATCCTATGTGCGTGAAGTTCTGCACTACCGGGGCCCTTGTCCTGAAAGCGAGGTGA
- a CDS encoding aldehyde ferredoxin oxidoreductase family protein: protein MDRLLWVDLAAGRTRKTRVPEEWKSCYLGGRGFTSRVLYDLVDAHVDPLSPENVLTVATGPLDGTLSPSSGRFTVGCKSPLTGLLGDANSGGHFGPELRFAGYDAVIIQGRARGPVYLLIDDDHVELRDASHLWGRGVFDTVSALEKAHGSDVKVIAIGQAGENLVPYANIMAAGHNAAGRTGVGAVMGSKNLKAIAVRGSRDIPVADDERFLAKVRECHRKLIADPTYADFSEYGTLILVDIAQASGGLSTRNGQLGLFEHYEDISSHVYQDTYKLASKACFSCILHCKNYARVASGPYQCENMGPEYETMVTLGSRVGVGSLAAILKANQLANDYGLDTISAGTSIAFLMECSQRGLIDERYEWGDADFVIDCLRKIAYRDGIGAFLAKGVKAMSREIPGSEGFALHVKGLELPAFDVRTGKGFALGEAVASRGGDHLRALPNFELLSKTREEGIRWFGSPDCVDPYTENGKVPMVIWHENYGAVCDSAEICKYCTFATYAVMPKDVADLLTFATGRAYSETDLLTIGERIVNVERVFNLRCGMTPDDDTLPKRFLTEGLAEGPAKDVTVDLGRMLPEYYSRRGWTLDGVPTREKIEALGIEVKGVA, encoded by the coding sequence ATGGATAGGTTGCTGTGGGTTGACCTTGCCGCTGGTCGAACGCGCAAGACCAGGGTGCCGGAGGAATGGAAGTCTTGCTACCTTGGAGGCCGCGGGTTTACTTCCAGAGTGCTTTACGACCTTGTAGATGCCCACGTCGACCCTCTGTCGCCGGAGAATGTGCTGACCGTCGCCACGGGCCCGTTGGACGGGACTCTGTCGCCCTCATCCGGCAGGTTCACCGTGGGCTGCAAGTCGCCCCTCACGGGGCTCCTCGGGGATGCCAACTCCGGCGGGCATTTCGGCCCTGAGCTCCGGTTCGCCGGCTACGACGCCGTCATCATCCAGGGCAGGGCAAGGGGTCCGGTCTACCTGCTCATCGATGATGACCACGTGGAGCTGCGCGATGCGTCTCACCTTTGGGGACGAGGCGTGTTCGATACGGTCAGTGCCCTCGAGAAGGCGCACGGGAGCGATGTCAAGGTGATCGCCATCGGCCAGGCCGGCGAGAACCTCGTTCCGTACGCGAACATCATGGCGGCGGGCCACAACGCTGCGGGCCGCACTGGCGTGGGGGCGGTCATGGGCTCCAAGAACCTCAAGGCGATTGCGGTGCGCGGGTCGCGCGACATCCCAGTGGCAGATGACGAGAGGTTCCTCGCAAAGGTCCGTGAATGCCACAGGAAGCTCATAGCGGACCCGACCTACGCTGACTTTTCCGAGTACGGAACGCTGATCCTCGTGGACATCGCCCAGGCGAGCGGCGGGCTCTCCACGAGAAACGGGCAGCTTGGCCTATTCGAGCACTACGAGGACATCTCCAGCCACGTGTACCAGGACACCTACAAGCTCGCCTCCAAGGCATGCTTCTCGTGCATCCTCCACTGCAAGAACTACGCCCGTGTCGCGTCGGGGCCGTATCAGTGCGAGAATATGGGCCCGGAGTACGAGACCATGGTTACGTTAGGGAGCAGAGTAGGCGTTGGATCCCTCGCGGCCATTCTCAAGGCCAACCAGCTCGCCAACGACTACGGGCTCGACACCATATCCGCCGGCACGAGCATCGCGTTCCTCATGGAGTGCTCGCAGCGCGGCCTCATCGACGAGAGATACGAGTGGGGCGACGCGGACTTCGTCATCGATTGCCTGCGCAAGATCGCGTATCGCGACGGCATCGGGGCTTTCCTCGCAAAGGGCGTGAAGGCCATGTCGCGCGAGATCCCCGGCAGCGAAGGGTTCGCTCTTCACGTCAAGGGCCTGGAGCTTCCGGCGTTCGACGTGCGAACCGGCAAGGGCTTTGCGCTCGGCGAGGCCGTGGCGAGCAGGGGTGGAGATCACCTGCGGGCCCTCCCCAACTTTGAGCTCCTCAGCAAGACCAGGGAGGAAGGGATCCGCTGGTTCGGGAGCCCTGACTGTGTGGACCCGTATACCGAGAACGGCAAGGTCCCGATGGTCATTTGGCACGAGAACTACGGCGCAGTGTGCGACTCGGCGGAGATATGCAAGTACTGCACGTTTGCAACTTACGCCGTCATGCCTAAAGATGTTGCGGACCTCCTGACATTTGCGACGGGGCGGGCCTACTCTGAGACAGACCTCCTTACGATAGGCGAGAGGATCGTTAATGTGGAGAGAGTCTTCAACCTGCGATGCGGTATGACGCCGGATGACGATACCCTTCCCAAGCGTTTTCTGACTGAGGGCCTCGCCGAAGGGCCCGCGAAAGATGTGACGGTGGACCTCGGGAGGATGCTCCCCGAGTACTATTCCAGACGCGGGTGGACTCTTGACGGCGTGCCCACCCGAGAGAAGATCGAGGCGCTCGGGATAGAAGTGAAAGGAGTGGCGTAG
- a CDS encoding 5'-deoxyadenosine deaminase produces MIIDASGKIVLPGFVQAHVHLCQTLFRGQADDLELLDWLKKRVWPLEGAHDEESVYWSAMLGIAELIKGGTTSIIDMETVHHTESAFWAIDSSGIRAASGKVMMDYGSDVPASLKESTPDSLRESEALLERWHMHDDGRIRYAFAPRFVVSCSDELLVRVRDMARAAGVLVHTHASENRGEVALVQQDRGMRNVVCLRELGLVGPNLVLAHCVWLDEEEMAILRDSGTKVVHCPSSNLKLASGIARVPEMLEMGMFVSMGADGAPCNNNLDMFREMRHAALIQKVRLGPTALPARAVLEMATMGGARAMGLEDEIGSIEPGKRADIVIVDLHAPHAVPADGVDVMARIVYEANASDVETTIVDGRILMYGRKLLAFNEDEVIREASKALRRVVRRC; encoded by the coding sequence ATGATCATAGACGCTTCGGGCAAGATCGTGCTGCCGGGCTTCGTCCAGGCGCATGTTCACCTCTGTCAAACGCTCTTTCGGGGCCAAGCGGACGACCTTGAGCTCCTAGACTGGCTCAAGAAACGCGTTTGGCCGCTCGAGGGCGCGCACGATGAGGAGAGCGTCTATTGGTCCGCGATGCTCGGCATAGCCGAGCTCATAAAGGGTGGAACCACGTCTATCATTGACATGGAGACGGTGCACCACACCGAGAGCGCATTCTGGGCGATCGACTCGTCGGGCATCCGGGCCGCGTCCGGGAAGGTAATGATGGATTACGGCTCCGACGTGCCCGCGAGCCTCAAGGAGTCCACCCCGGATTCGCTCCGTGAGAGCGAGGCGCTGCTCGAGCGGTGGCACATGCATGACGACGGCAGGATCCGCTACGCTTTTGCACCCAGGTTTGTCGTGTCCTGCTCGGACGAGCTTCTCGTTCGAGTTCGCGACATGGCGAGGGCCGCAGGCGTGCTCGTCCACACCCACGCGTCGGAGAATCGCGGCGAGGTGGCGCTCGTGCAGCAAGACAGGGGCATGCGCAACGTTGTTTGCCTTCGCGAGCTCGGGCTAGTTGGCCCGAACCTCGTCCTCGCTCACTGCGTCTGGCTGGACGAAGAGGAGATGGCGATCCTGCGCGACTCCGGCACGAAAGTGGTTCACTGCCCGTCGTCCAATCTCAAGTTGGCATCAGGGATCGCGAGGGTGCCCGAGATGCTCGAGATGGGAATGTTCGTATCGATGGGGGCGGATGGAGCGCCGTGCAACAACAACCTCGATATGTTTCGGGAGATGCGGCACGCAGCGCTCATTCAGAAAGTGCGTCTCGGGCCCACCGCGCTTCCTGCTCGGGCGGTATTGGAGATGGCGACGATGGGCGGCGCGCGCGCAATGGGTCTGGAGGATGAGATCGGCAGCATCGAGCCTGGGAAGCGCGCGGATATCGTGATCGTCGACCTCCACGCGCCCCACGCGGTCCCGGCAGATGGTGTGGACGTGATGGCCCGCATTGTATATGAGGCCAACGCGTCCGACGTGGAGACCACCATCGTCGATGGACGAATCCTCATGTACGGGAGGAAACTCCTCGCCTTTAACGAAGATGAAGTGATACGTGAGGCTTCAAAGGCGCTCCGGCGGGTGGTGCGGAGATGTTGA
- a CDS encoding HesA/MoeB/ThiF family protein: MLTDEERMRYSRQLVLPEIGEAGQERLRAAKVLVVGAGGLGSPAAMYLAAAGVGTLGLVDPDVVDVSNLQRQILHGVNHLGLAKVESARRAIGRLNPSVHVVPCRMSLNAENASQIIGAYDLVLDAVDNLETRYVVNDACVRAGKPLIEAGVLRFDGMVLTIIPGKGPCYRCLFPAPPPPGTVPSPREAGILGAVPGVIGSIEALEALKIILGIGQTLVGRLLLFDGLAMTWREVSAARDPNCPACGSGKAPADSDGGRGGSEIPLE, translated from the coding sequence ATGTTGACTGATGAGGAGAGAATGCGGTATTCCAGACAGCTTGTGCTCCCCGAGATCGGTGAGGCTGGTCAGGAGCGGCTACGGGCTGCTAAGGTGCTGGTGGTGGGGGCCGGGGGCTTGGGGTCTCCAGCAGCGATGTATCTCGCAGCAGCCGGGGTGGGGACGCTGGGACTGGTGGATCCCGACGTGGTTGATGTCTCCAATTTGCAGAGACAGATCCTTCACGGCGTCAACCACCTGGGCCTCGCAAAGGTCGAGTCGGCCAGGCGTGCAATCGGGCGATTGAACCCGAGCGTTCACGTGGTTCCCTGCCGCATGAGCCTCAACGCCGAGAACGCATCCCAGATCATTGGGGCGTACGACCTTGTGCTGGACGCCGTGGACAACCTCGAGACGAGATACGTGGTGAACGACGCGTGCGTGAGGGCCGGCAAGCCTCTGATAGAGGCGGGGGTGCTGAGGTTCGACGGCATGGTGCTCACGATCATCCCGGGCAAGGGGCCGTGCTATCGGTGCCTGTTCCCTGCGCCTCCACCGCCCGGCACAGTGCCGTCGCCGAGAGAAGCGGGGATCCTCGGCGCGGTGCCCGGGGTCATTGGCAGCATCGAGGCACTCGAAGCGCTCAAGATCATCCTTGGTATAGGGCAGACCCTGGTGGGACGGCTGCTTTTGTTTGATGGGCTCGCCATGACGTGGCGGGAGGTGAGCGCCGCACGCGACCCCAACTGCCCCGCATGCGGCAGCGGCAAAGCGCCTGCTGATTCCGACGGGGGGCGCGGCGGGTCGGAGATTCCTTTGGAGTGA
- a CDS encoding DMT family transporter, whose amino-acid sequence MSMSTTRTGRERGARASAGPRLGACERPWIPPWVAIGIGVVAVSFASVFVRLSSAPPLVIATWRMGLATLMLAPFALVGARHEVLAMRRTDFVLSLFAGGFLAVHFGAWMTSLSLTSVASSAVLVETHPLFVMLASRIIFGERTSGWAVAGAVSAVAGSAVIGLGDSVGGGSVLLGDLLAVLSALMFACYALVGRGVRQRLSVVPYAFVAYGTCTVILALTCAVRGLRLHPYPVRDYMLFLALAAVPTILGHTVFNWALRYVSASVISVSVLGEPVGATLLAMTLLKETPPATAVAGGALVVSGIAVFTLFSARAGGKARPAAAHGGTG is encoded by the coding sequence ATGAGCATGAGTACCACGAGGACAGGGAGGGAAAGGGGGGCGCGGGCTTCAGCAGGGCCTCGGCTAGGCGCGTGCGAGCGGCCTTGGATTCCGCCATGGGTTGCCATCGGCATAGGCGTTGTCGCGGTCTCGTTCGCGTCGGTCTTCGTGCGGCTGTCGTCGGCGCCTCCTCTAGTCATAGCCACATGGAGAATGGGTCTTGCAACGCTCATGTTGGCGCCGTTTGCGCTTGTGGGCGCAAGGCACGAAGTGTTGGCCATGAGGCGCACGGACTTCGTTCTATCGCTATTTGCGGGCGGCTTTCTCGCGGTGCATTTCGGGGCGTGGATGACCTCCCTTTCCCTCACGTCCGTCGCTAGCTCGGCGGTGCTGGTGGAGACGCATCCCCTCTTCGTGATGCTCGCAAGTCGCATCATCTTCGGCGAGAGGACCTCCGGGTGGGCAGTAGCCGGTGCGGTGAGCGCTGTAGCCGGGTCCGCCGTCATCGGTCTCGGCGACTCGGTCGGCGGAGGATCCGTGCTCCTGGGCGACCTTCTCGCCGTGCTTTCGGCGCTCATGTTCGCCTGTTACGCCCTAGTGGGCCGGGGCGTGAGACAGAGGCTTTCGGTGGTGCCGTACGCCTTCGTCGCGTACGGCACATGCACCGTCATCCTTGCACTGACGTGCGCTGTCCGAGGTCTGCGCCTTCATCCCTACCCGGTCCGCGACTACATGCTCTTTCTCGCTCTCGCGGCGGTTCCCACGATCCTCGGGCATACCGTGTTCAATTGGGCCCTCCGCTATGTGAGCGCGTCCGTGATATCCGTGAGCGTGCTGGGCGAGCCCGTGGGCGCGACCTTGCTCGCGATGACGCTGCTGAAAGAGACGCCCCCTGCCACCGCAGTGGCGGGAGGCGCTCTCGTGGTCTCTGGAATAGCTGTCTTTACCCTGTTTTCCGCCCGGGCGGGCGGCAAGGCTCGCCCGGCGGCAGCACACGGCGGCACCGGGTGA
- a CDS encoding tartrate dehydrogenase, translated as MDTISVAVVPGDGIGPEVTAEAVKVLRVAAEVHGGLTFSFTEFAWGCQYYLKHGRMMDEHGLDALRDHQAILLGAVGAPGLVPDHISLWGLLLPIRKSFDQYVNLRPIKLLRGVPGRLIGKGPEDIDFVVVRENTEGEYSGVGGRVHIGTPFEVAIQSNVFTRHGTERIMRYAFDLARKRQKAKRVVSVTKSNACNYSMVFWDEVFHAVAKDYPDIEAVQVHVDAAAMYVITRPEWFDVVVATNLFGDILTDEGAAIQGSIGLAAGANLNPEKKYPSMFEPIHGSAPDIAGKGIANPVATIWAAAMMLDFLGYEDMGALVISAVERTLLEDAPKPFDLGGTATTCEVGDAVCESLYRLAG; from the coding sequence ATGGACACAATAAGCGTCGCTGTGGTTCCTGGTGACGGAATAGGGCCCGAGGTAACCGCGGAGGCGGTCAAAGTGCTCAGGGTGGCCGCGGAAGTGCATGGCGGGCTCACTTTCAGCTTCACGGAATTCGCCTGGGGTTGCCAGTACTACCTAAAGCACGGCCGCATGATGGATGAACATGGCCTTGACGCGCTTCGAGATCATCAGGCCATACTCTTGGGCGCGGTCGGGGCACCCGGGCTGGTTCCGGACCATATCTCCCTTTGGGGCCTGTTGCTCCCCATCCGTAAATCCTTCGACCAGTATGTGAACTTACGACCCATCAAACTGCTCCGCGGCGTGCCCGGGCGACTGATAGGCAAGGGCCCGGAGGATATCGATTTCGTGGTCGTCCGCGAGAATACCGAGGGGGAGTACTCCGGAGTCGGAGGCAGGGTCCACATCGGAACGCCGTTCGAGGTGGCAATCCAGAGCAACGTTTTCACCCGCCACGGAACGGAACGGATCATGAGATATGCCTTTGACCTGGCGAGGAAAAGACAGAAGGCAAAACGCGTCGTGTCCGTGACGAAGTCCAACGCGTGCAACTACAGCATGGTGTTCTGGGACGAAGTGTTCCACGCCGTGGCCAAGGACTACCCGGACATCGAGGCTGTTCAGGTTCACGTGGACGCGGCGGCCATGTACGTGATCACAAGGCCTGAGTGGTTCGACGTAGTCGTCGCGACGAACCTTTTCGGGGACATCCTCACGGACGAGGGTGCAGCGATCCAAGGCAGCATCGGTCTTGCGGCCGGGGCGAATCTCAACCCAGAAAAGAAATACCCGTCTATGTTCGAGCCCATCCACGGCTCAGCTCCCGACATCGCGGGCAAGGGAATCGCCAACCCCGTCGCAACCATATGGGCGGCAGCCATGATGCTGGACTTCCTGGGATACGAGGACATGGGCGCGCTTGTCATATCCGCCGTCGAACGCACCCTCCTCGAGGACGCGCCAAAGCCGTTCGACCTCGGGGGAACAGCTACCACCTGCGAGGTGGGCGACGCGGTCTGCGAGAGCCTCTACCGGTTGGCGGGCTAG
- a CDS encoding C4-dicarboxylate ABC transporter permease codes for MDALVSGITQVLSPGNLLLMLVGTVAGLIAGALPGLTATMAVALVIPFTFVMPPLTGLVVMGAIYMSAIYGGSFSAILINTPGTPSSIGTCFDGYPMAKAGRGQEAIVVATVSSVIGGLFGVAVLAFLAPPLARIALRFGPPEYFWVGVFGLSIIASLASKSILKGLIGGAVGLLISMIGISPVGGNVRLTFGEPALQGGVQLVCALIGLFCIPEVLSLVLQGAQAYEAVRLVRQRGVIMSTIRKVLSQPGNLLRSSVIGTIVGIIPGAGGNIANLIAYNEAVRASKYPEKFGTGIIDGVIATETSNNATIGGGLVPLLTLGVPGTPVDAVIYGGLLLQGLRPGPELFSVHADITYGFIFSLFVATLMMMVVGLALGTALHRLVSRAPLRFLAPSIIFLSIIGSYAIRNNMADVWVMLGCGIIGYILKELDFNAAPIVLGLILGPIIEEGLLQSLLISRAWQFPWLIFVRSPISIILILMTLVSFAWPYLSSSTARRRKGGAYADR; via the coding sequence ATGGACGCCTTGGTGTCTGGGATAACGCAGGTGCTTTCGCCGGGCAATCTCTTGTTGATGCTCGTAGGCACAGTGGCCGGCCTCATCGCAGGCGCACTGCCAGGCCTCACAGCCACGATGGCTGTAGCGCTTGTGATCCCGTTTACGTTCGTCATGCCGCCACTCACTGGCCTCGTGGTCATGGGCGCCATCTATATGTCTGCAATATACGGCGGCAGCTTCTCCGCGATACTCATCAACACCCCTGGGACGCCTTCTTCCATTGGTACATGCTTCGACGGGTACCCGATGGCGAAGGCCGGGAGAGGCCAAGAAGCCATAGTGGTTGCCACGGTATCCTCGGTCATCGGCGGGCTCTTCGGAGTGGCGGTGCTTGCGTTCCTGGCGCCGCCCTTAGCACGGATTGCTCTTCGTTTCGGGCCCCCGGAATACTTCTGGGTCGGCGTGTTCGGCCTGAGCATCATAGCGAGCCTGGCATCGAAGTCGATCCTCAAGGGCCTCATTGGCGGGGCGGTCGGTCTACTGATAAGCATGATCGGCATCAGCCCGGTCGGGGGAAACGTTAGGCTCACGTTCGGGGAGCCAGCCCTACAAGGCGGGGTACAACTAGTGTGTGCCCTCATAGGGCTGTTCTGCATACCGGAGGTGCTGTCCCTTGTGCTCCAGGGGGCGCAGGCCTATGAGGCTGTGCGCTTGGTGAGACAGAGGGGCGTCATCATGTCAACCATACGCAAGGTGCTCAGCCAGCCAGGAAACCTCCTGCGCTCCAGCGTCATCGGGACGATCGTCGGGATCATACCCGGTGCGGGCGGGAACATTGCCAACCTCATCGCTTACAATGAAGCCGTACGCGCCTCGAAGTACCCTGAGAAGTTCGGCACCGGGATCATTGACGGCGTCATCGCCACCGAAACGTCCAACAACGCCACCATCGGAGGTGGGCTGGTGCCCCTCCTTACCCTGGGAGTCCCAGGCACACCCGTCGATGCCGTGATATACGGTGGCCTGTTGCTACAAGGCCTCCGGCCAGGGCCGGAGCTCTTCAGTGTGCACGCCGACATCACCTACGGGTTCATCTTCTCGCTTTTCGTCGCCACCCTCATGATGATGGTGGTAGGCCTTGCCTTGGGCACAGCTCTCCACAGGCTCGTGTCGCGCGCGCCCCTGAGGTTTCTGGCACCATCCATCATCTTTCTGAGCATCATCGGATCGTACGCGATCAGGAACAACATGGCCGATGTGTGGGTGATGCTCGGCTGTGGGATCATAGGATACATCCTTAAGGAGCTCGATTTCAACGCGGCACCTATCGTTCTTGGACTCATCCTCGGACCGATCATCGAGGAGGGCCTCCTGCAGTCGCTCCTCATCTCGAGGGCATGGCAGTTCCCGTGGCTCATATTCGTGAGGAGCCCCATTTCCATCATCCTCATCCTCATGACCCTGGTGTCGTTCGCGTGGCCGTACCTGTCCTCGTCCACGGCCCGCCGCAGGAAGGGGGGCGCTTATGCTGACCGTTGA
- a CDS encoding tripartite tricarboxylate transporter substrate binding protein, whose translation MRAFTRIVAVCVLVSLALLGSVASAAPKFPEKPINYLICFDPGGESDITARLQQPFLEKVLGVKVIISYKTGGGGAVGWSELVRSKPDGYTIAGDNLPHTILQPLQRTDAGYKTEQLKRVYCFESTPNALVVRKDSPFKTLKDLIDYAKEHPEVVTLGGSGSWSANHLGVLELNQAANVKMTYIPFTGSGAVVPALLGGHVTGLMTYTTMAVQYKDQMRVLAVASEKRSAVLPDAPTFMELGYDVVEGAYRGVSVPPNTPDEIVKILADAFDKVNRDPEFQKKMQEMAFDLEFMGPSEYEKFVQTRRVHYEKLLKDLGVVK comes from the coding sequence ATGCGCGCCTTTACCAGAATCGTTGCCGTTTGTGTCCTCGTGTCGCTGGCCCTGCTCGGTTCCGTGGCGTCCGCAGCTCCTAAGTTTCCTGAGAAACCCATAAACTACCTTATCTGTTTCGATCCGGGCGGTGAGTCTGACATTACCGCCCGCTTGCAGCAGCCTTTCCTCGAGAAAGTCCTCGGCGTCAAGGTGATCATATCGTATAAGACAGGAGGAGGCGGGGCTGTCGGCTGGTCTGAGCTCGTCCGCTCCAAGCCGGATGGGTACACGATCGCCGGGGATAATTTGCCCCACACCATACTTCAACCCCTGCAGCGTACAGACGCGGGCTATAAGACCGAGCAGCTCAAGCGCGTGTACTGTTTCGAAAGCACTCCGAACGCGCTGGTGGTGAGGAAAGATAGCCCCTTCAAGACACTCAAGGACCTCATCGATTACGCCAAGGAGCATCCGGAGGTCGTGACACTTGGAGGGAGCGGTAGCTGGTCCGCCAACCACCTTGGCGTCCTTGAGCTGAACCAGGCTGCCAATGTCAAGATGACCTACATACCGTTCACAGGCTCAGGCGCAGTGGTCCCGGCACTGCTCGGAGGGCACGTCACCGGTCTCATGACGTACACCACCATGGCAGTTCAGTACAAAGACCAAATGCGAGTCCTCGCGGTAGCGTCTGAAAAGCGTTCGGCGGTTCTGCCTGACGCCCCCACTTTCATGGAGCTCGGATACGACGTGGTTGAAGGCGCGTACCGAGGCGTGTCTGTCCCTCCCAACACGCCTGACGAGATCGTCAAGATCCTGGCGGACGCGTTTGACAAGGTCAACCGGGACCCCGAGTTCCAAAAGAAGATGCAGGAGATGGCCTTCGACCTCGAGTTCATGGGGCCTAGCGAGTATGAGAAATTCGTTCAGACCAGGCGCGTCCACTATGAGAAGCTTCTGAAAGACCTGGGAGTGGTCAAATAG